The proteins below are encoded in one region of Dioscorea cayenensis subsp. rotundata cultivar TDr96_F1 chromosome 18, TDr96_F1_v2_PseudoChromosome.rev07_lg8_w22 25.fasta, whole genome shotgun sequence:
- the LOC120281965 gene encoding uncharacterized protein LOC120281965 — MGESSASYIRTVQHLIEKCLIFNMTKEECMDALSKHANIKPVITSTVWKELEKENKEFFETYAREREERITEMETMQRIQKMLEETAARDADNEG, encoded by the exons ATGGGGGAGTCTTCAGCTTCATACATCCGCACG gtgcAACACTTGATAGAGAAGTGCCTTATCTTCAACATGACCAAAGAGGAGTGCATGGATGCTCTCTCTAAACATGCAAACATAAAGCCTGTTATCACTTCCACTG tTTGGAAGGAGTTGGAGAAGGAGAACAAAGAGTTCTTTGAAACATACGCACgtgagagagaggagagaatAACAGAGATGGAAACCATGCAGAGGATCCAGAAGATGCTAGAAGAAACAGCAGCAAGAGACGCCGACAACGAGGGATGA